The Streptomyces sp. NBC_00162 genome window below encodes:
- a CDS encoding lipase family protein has protein sequence MRFRSTALAAVAALALSAGIPATTATAAAESEATAESGRPGDLVSSAPSAFHPLPGQPTNTKAWKIHYRSTTADGAPNTVSGTVVVPQDGRTGPRPLITYAVGTVGMGDSCAPSNNLPYGTAMEANLIQQLTLRGWAVVVTDYEGLGTPGVHTYTVGPSAGHAMLDAARAATRLPEAGLPADTPVGIMGYSQGGQASSWAAELQGSYAPELKVKGTATGGVPADLLKVADFNDGSYGSGLIFMAAAGQDAAFPELKLDSYLNPAGKLLVAGMKENCVAIDAIAGSFKRISDLTTRNPLDQPDWQARLNQSRLGRTAPAAPVYQYHALGDELIPYGVGRGLRSDWCAKGANVEFDTIWIGEHVSGVITQSLAVGNWLADRFAGRPTHANC, from the coding sequence ATGCGATTCCGAAGCACCGCCCTGGCCGCCGTCGCCGCCCTGGCCCTCTCGGCCGGGATCCCCGCCACCACGGCAACCGCCGCCGCCGAATCCGAGGCCACGGCCGAATCCGGCCGCCCCGGAGACCTGGTCAGCAGCGCCCCGTCCGCCTTCCACCCGCTGCCCGGCCAGCCCACCAACACCAAGGCCTGGAAGATCCACTACCGCTCCACCACCGCCGACGGCGCCCCGAACACCGTCTCCGGCACCGTCGTCGTCCCGCAGGACGGCCGCACCGGCCCCCGCCCGCTCATCACGTACGCCGTCGGCACCGTCGGCATGGGCGACTCCTGCGCGCCCAGCAACAACCTCCCGTACGGCACCGCCATGGAGGCCAACCTCATCCAGCAGCTCACCCTGCGCGGCTGGGCCGTGGTCGTCACCGACTACGAGGGCCTCGGCACCCCGGGCGTGCACACCTACACGGTGGGCCCCTCGGCCGGGCACGCCATGCTCGACGCGGCCCGCGCCGCCACCCGGCTCCCGGAGGCGGGCCTGCCGGCCGACACCCCCGTCGGCATCATGGGCTACTCCCAGGGCGGCCAGGCCAGCAGCTGGGCCGCCGAGCTGCAGGGCTCGTACGCCCCGGAGCTGAAGGTCAAGGGCACGGCGACCGGCGGCGTCCCGGCCGACCTGCTGAAGGTGGCCGACTTCAACGACGGCTCCTACGGCTCCGGGCTGATCTTCATGGCGGCCGCCGGCCAGGACGCCGCCTTCCCCGAGCTGAAACTGGACTCCTACCTCAACCCGGCCGGCAAACTGCTGGTCGCCGGCATGAAGGAGAACTGCGTGGCGATCGACGCCATCGCCGGCTCCTTCAAGCGGATCTCCGACCTGACGACGCGCAACCCGCTCGACCAGCCCGACTGGCAGGCCCGGCTGAACCAGAGCAGGCTCGGGCGCACCGCCCCGGCCGCGCCGGTGTACCAGTACCACGCGCTCGGGGACGAGTTGATCCCGTACGGGGTGGGCCGCGGGCTGCGCTCCGACTGGTGCGCGAAGGGCGCGAACGTCGAGTTCGACACCATCTGGATCGGTGAGCACGTCAGCGGCGTGATCACCCAGTCCCTCGCGGTCGGCAACTGGCTCGCGGACCGCTTCGCCGGGCGCCCCACGCACGCCAACTGCTAG
- a CDS encoding alpha/beta hydrolase encodes MLVAACLGAVPGPGPGPSSAPPAAIRWGDCPERPVPAGMRCGTLEVPLDHAAPGKGTVEIALARIPATDRKKRIGSLLLNYGGPGAPGIASLAADPDAFADLGERYDLVAFDPRGVGHSEPVSCGGSQQADDEAGDHAAAQLAALRAVVRRCELASGPVLPYIGTVHVSRDMDVIRRALGDKKLHYLGFSYGTRLGAVYAAQFPGSTGRMVLDGVDTLTEPLAEQALVSARGQQRALDHFLSWCAHQQGCVYGTNTRTAKEKVGALVTRLDEEPLVGHDGSYVTGQDAVGAIGAALYSQLMWPALADALAMAERDRDPVGLLQLGGPMGPSEGGAGSGAQDDGPEAVSADNADAALAAVNCADDPDRSNDKAAPAAIEKELADLKGEFLKASKVFGPRQLMTVLSCYGRPAGTDFIRKIDRPGAPRMLLVGTRGDPATPYEWTEETAKRLGSAVIVDYKGEGHTGYVSSPCVREYVDHFLIDGRLPPGTRSCPAVE; translated from the coding sequence GTGCTGGTCGCGGCCTGCCTCGGGGCGGTTCCCGGCCCCGGCCCCGGCCCGAGCTCCGCACCTCCCGCCGCCATCCGCTGGGGGGACTGCCCCGAGCGGCCCGTGCCCGCCGGGATGCGCTGCGGGACGCTCGAGGTGCCCCTCGACCACGCGGCCCCCGGCAAGGGCACGGTCGAGATCGCCCTGGCCCGGATACCGGCCACCGACCGCAAGAAGCGCATCGGCTCGCTCCTGCTGAACTACGGCGGCCCCGGCGCCCCGGGCATCGCGAGCCTGGCCGCCGACCCCGACGCCTTCGCCGACCTCGGCGAGCGCTACGACCTCGTCGCCTTCGACCCGCGCGGGGTCGGCCACAGCGAGCCAGTCTCCTGCGGCGGCTCCCAGCAGGCCGACGACGAGGCGGGAGACCACGCCGCCGCGCAGCTGGCCGCCCTGCGCGCCGTGGTCAGGCGCTGCGAGCTCGCCTCCGGCCCGGTCCTCCCGTACATCGGGACCGTGCACGTCTCCCGCGACATGGACGTGATCCGCCGGGCCCTGGGAGACAAGAAGCTCCACTACCTCGGCTTCTCGTACGGGACCCGGCTCGGTGCCGTGTACGCGGCGCAGTTCCCCGGCAGCACCGGCCGCATGGTCCTCGACGGAGTGGACACCCTCACCGAGCCGCTGGCGGAGCAGGCCCTCGTCTCGGCGCGCGGCCAGCAGCGGGCCCTGGACCACTTCCTGTCCTGGTGCGCCCACCAGCAGGGCTGCGTCTACGGGACCAACACCCGCACCGCCAAGGAGAAGGTGGGCGCCCTGGTGACCCGGCTCGACGAGGAGCCGCTGGTCGGCCACGACGGCTCCTACGTGACCGGGCAGGATGCCGTCGGCGCGATCGGCGCCGCCCTGTACTCGCAGCTCATGTGGCCCGCGCTCGCCGACGCGCTGGCGATGGCCGAACGGGACCGCGACCCGGTGGGGCTGCTCCAGCTCGGCGGACCGATGGGCCCCTCCGAGGGCGGGGCGGGCAGCGGGGCGCAGGACGACGGCCCCGAGGCGGTGTCCGCGGACAACGCCGACGCCGCGCTCGCCGCCGTGAACTGCGCGGACGACCCGGACCGGTCGAACGACAAGGCCGCCCCGGCGGCCATAGAGAAGGAACTGGCAGACCTGAAGGGCGAGTTCCTCAAGGCCTCGAAGGTCTTCGGCCCGCGCCAGCTGATGACGGTGCTCTCCTGCTACGGGCGGCCCGCCGGCACCGACTTCATCCGGAAGATCGACCGCCCGGGAGCCCCGCGCATGCTGCTGGTCGGCACCCGCGGGGACCCGGCGACCCCGTACGAGTGGACGGAGGAGACGGCGAAGCGGCTCGGCTCGGCGGTGATCGTGGACTACAAGGGCGAGGGGCACACCGGTTACGTCTCCTCGCCCTGCGTCCGGGAGTACGTGGACCACTTCCTGATCGACGGGCGGCTGCCGCCGGGGACGCGGTCCTGCCCCGCCGTGGAGTGA